From Populus trichocarpa isolate Nisqually-1 chromosome 19, P.trichocarpa_v4.1, whole genome shotgun sequence, a single genomic window includes:
- the LOC7467444 gene encoding putative 1-phosphatidylinositol-3-phosphate 5-kinase FAB1D — translation MCHYCGADRTKLKDEKKKLENGGCLKLNGEEPIWSCRLCQEKQEPDLMNRDGSSHSILPLISPATTLPSSDRFMSSCSDLYVDVNSHDWAHQEEEAARSAQKDLSYGMNDQLHNSRLEAPLNRVDGLLKATENNLKDSHNGTDRETVRDVEIVELLHGQEAKDNAFEKCVGSSNEGSDVSQISDDEVDAQVWEPPEAEDPEDDLDGSVAFIDDDDDECGDGTEWGKPSSLSYSRDEGSRSFKFKEEKQKAMDEVVNVKFKAVVSQLLKTAGVASLMRDGESWVDIVTYLSWEAASFLKPEAIDRKAMDPDGYVKVKCIATGSRSESEVVKGLVFKKRAAHKHMPTKYKNPRLLLIQGVLGQSSSGLSSFKSMEQEKDNLRALIETIEMCHPNVVLVEKSVSRDVQECILAKGMTLVYDMKLHRLERIARCTGSPILLSDALMNQKLKQCDSFHIERFVEEHVAVCEGGKKPRKTLMFIEGCPTCLGCTILLKGSHSDELKRVKYVVQFAVIMAYHLILETSFLVDWKAMFSSEIFGGVVNTSSIDQHSSALETRIPCVEESTTESGSSIIDIPISNGFHEEGSHNINIGLEGYDPAVFSGFSSLSASLKKVMGDSFPLVSSPPYRSLSNYFGFNGQETNGQIMEEVPVLKTLEAFDPSDMEGKKDSDEEKSANDGQPQSLSPYSVATLDSGNDVGNKEDQIQSKGDANAVLDSQSILVLMSRRNALRGIICEQSHFSHIMFYRNFDVPLGKFLRDNLLNQRSQCNTCGELPEAHFYYYAHHNKQLTIRVKRLFKTLPGEGEGKLWMWIRCGKCKHESRLPKSTKRVLISTAARSLSFGKFLEISFSHQFSSGSLFSCGHSLERDFLYFFGLGPMAAMFKYSPVTTYNVSLPPQKLEFYHSIRLDGLKKEFHAVYSKGMLIFNGVGEALKNLRSRFAGSVLNLQGSLKEFSDIEDMLKQESSEFELNIQNAVAKNGDEAVYKLLSLNQLSWELLLESCIWERRLHSLLLPDTLMLVTGASKKELQEQFESQMTDTADGKIQWNDNTLGSSDEVSDNSGNLRDMLSTTVEASEFSIKEIPVDDHVHEFRKQDNLYTSSAVAEDIERSRVSGLSQNRFINQELSVKPSGSAHQHSDDGNCQADYLSDVQVERTIPITTSIGSSDSFVDSDSIKKGTSARSLASSLENSNGWFWMPFPEIRQIYMKDLQRGFMPKFQSISSNIQEHMSAAHQLITKECQRLHIPLGTDNYMVKDYDDELSSIIACALAFLKGQPISTELYNEDDRKEGGMSFKSTDSLDILTRIPTMISPHWSSNGSDSDSVHSMLNISSDESRLSSFDGLNLLESLVRPENLSPEVAFGRSKSLGKGKYSVICLYAKQFHDLRNRCCPSELDYIASLSRCKNWDAKGGKSKSFFAKTLDDRFIIKEIKKTEFESFVKFAPHYFKYMNESFELGNQTCLAKVLGIYQVILRQTKSGKEIKHDLMVMENLTFGRNITRQYDLKGALHARYNSAADGSGDVLLDQNFVDDMNSSPLYVSNTAKRLLERAVWNDTTFLNSINVMDYSLLVGVDTQRRVLVCGIIDYLRQYTWDKQLETWVKSSLVPKNLLPTVISPIEYKKRFRKFMTAHFLSVPDNWCSQSSSNPCELCGTRDDDPSQSTSRKQGGQNGLTH, via the exons ATGTGTCATTATTGTGGTGCTGATCGGACtaagttgaaggatgaaaagaaGAAACTAGAGAATGGAGGTTGTTTAAAACTAAATGGTGAAGAGCCCATTTGGTCTTGCCGACTTTGTCAGGAAAAGCAGGAACCAGATTTGATGAACCGTGATGGTTCGAGTCATTCTATATTACCACTGATCAGTCCAGCTACTACGTTGCCTAGCAGTGATAGATTTATGTCTAGCTGCA GCGATCTTTATGTCGATGTAAACTCGCATGACTG GGCTCATCAAGAGGAAGAAGCAGCACGCAGTGCTCAGAAGGATCTCAGTTATGGGATGAATGACCAACTGCACAACTCAAGATTGGAAGCTCCTTTAAATAGAGTGGATGGATTACTTAAAGCGACAGAAAACAACTTGAAGGATAGTCATAACGGAACTGATAGAGAGACAGTGAGAGATGTAGAAATTGTGGAACTTCTTCACGGTCAAGAAGCAAAAGATAATGCTTTTGAGAAATGTGTTGGATCTTCAAACGAAGGAAGTGATGTTTCTCAAATCAGTGATGATGAAGTAGATGCGCAGGTTTGGGAGCCTCCTGAAGCAGAAGATCCAGAGGATGATTTGGATGGCAGTGTGGCTTTTATCGATGACGACGACGATGAGTGTGGTGACGGAACAGAATGGGGTAAACCTAGTTCTTTGAGTTACTCGAGGGATGAAGGCAGTCGGAGCTTCAagttcaaagaagaaaaacaaaaggcaatggACGAAGTAGTTAACGTGAAATTCAAGGCTGTCGTGAGTCAACTTCTTAAAACTGCAGGTGTTGCCTCTCTGATGAGAGATGGTGAAAGTTGGGTGGATATTGTTACTTATTTATCATGGGAAGCTGCTTCGTTTTTGAAGCCTGAAGCAATAGATCGGAAAGCAATGGATCCAGATGGCTATGTGAAAGTGAAATGCATTGCAACTGGTTCTCGTAGTGAAAG TGAAGTAGTGAAAGGCTTGGTCTTTAAAAAGCGTGCTGCTCACAAGCACATGCCCACTAAGTACAAGAACCCCAGGTTGTTGCTGATCCAAGGTGTGCTTGGTCAGTCTTCAAGTGGATTGTCATCGTTTAAATCAATGGAGCAG GAAAAGGATAATCTGAGGGCTCTCATTGAGACCATAGAAATGTGCCATCCAAATGTAGTTTTAGTAGAAAAATCTGTTTCTCGTGATGTCCAAGAGTGCATCCTAGCAAAAGGAATGACACTGGTCTATGACATGAAGCTCCATCGACTAGAAAGAATTGCTCGCTGTACTGGTTCGCCAATTTTATTATCTGATGCTTTAATGAATCAGAAGTTAAAGCAATGTGATTCCTTTCATATTGAGAGATTTGTTGAGGAACATGTTGCGGTATGCGAAGGAGGAAAGAAGCCAAGGAAGACATTGATGTTCATCGAGGGCTGTCCAACATGTCTGGGATGTACA ATTTTGTTGAAAGGAAGTCATAGTGATGAGTTGAAGAGGGTTAAATATGTGGTCCAATTTGCTGTAATCATGGCATATCACTTGATTCTTGAGACATCGTTTCTTGTTGATTGGAAGGCAATGTTCTCTTCAGAAATATTTGGTGGAGTAGTTAATACCTCATCAATAGATCAACACTCTTCTGCTTTAGAAACTAGGATTCCTTGTGTTGAGGAGTCTACAACTGAAAGTGGTTCATCTATCATTGATATTCCCATTTCTAATGGATTTCATGAAGAAGGTTCCCACAATATAAACATAGGATTAGAGGGATATGATCCTGCAGTTTTTTCTGGATTTTCCTCTCTTTCAGCCTCTCTGAAGAAAGTTATGGGGGACAGCTTTCCTCTTGTCTCCTCTCCTCCTTATCGGTCCTTGTCTAATTACTTTGGCTTCAATGGACAAGAAACTAATGGTCAAATCATGGAAGAGGTTCCAGTTTTAAAAACTTTGGAAGCTTTTGACCCTAGTGATATGGAAGGTAAAAAGGATTCTGATGAAGAGAAGTCTGCCAATGATGGACAACCTCAATCTTTGTCACCTTACTCTGTAGCCACTCTGGACAGCGGAAATGATGTTGGAAATAAAGAAGATCAAATCCAAAGTAAGGGTGATGCCAATGCAGTGTTGGATTCTCAGAGTATTTTGGTTTTGATGTCTAGACGGAATGCCTTGAGAGGGATTATATGTGAGCAAAGCCATTTTTCTCATATAATGTTCTACAGGAATTTTGATGTTCCCCTTGGAAAGTTTCTTCGGGATAATTTACTCAATCAG AGAAGCCAGTGCAACACTTGCGGTGAGTTGCCTGAGGCTCACTTTTACTATTATGCTCATCATAATAAGCAGTTGACAATACGAGTTAAAAGGCTTTTCAAGACTTTGCCTGGAGAAGGTGAAGGAAAACTTTGGATGTGGATTCGCTGTGGTAAATGTAAACATGAAAGCAGATTACCAAAATCTACTAAACGAGTCTTGATTTCAACTGCTGCGCGTAGTCTGTCTTTCGGAAAATTCTTGGAGATAAGCTTTTCTCACCAATTTTCATCTGGTAGCTTGTTCAGCTGTGGCCATTCGCTTGAGAGAGACTTCCTCTACTTCTTTGG ATTGGGTCCAATGGCAGCAATGTTTAAATACTCTCCAGTGACAACCTATAATGTGTCTCTCCCACCCCAGAAGCTGGAGTTCTATCATTCAATCAGACTTGATGGCCTCAAGAAAGAATTCCATGCT gtttattCAAAAGGGATGCTGATCTTCAATGGGGTTGGTGAGGCGTTGAAGAATTTAAGATCTCGATTTGCAGGGTCAGTTCTGAACCTTCAAGGTTCATTGAAAGAATTCTCTGATATTGAAGATATGTTGAAGCAGGAGAGTTCTGAGTTTGAG TTAAACATTCAGAATGCAGTTGCTAAGAATGGTGATGAGGCTGTTTACAAGCTTCTTAGTTTgaatcagttatcatgggagcTTCTTCTTGAATCATGCATTTGGGAAAGACGCCTGCATTCATTGCTCTTGCCTGATACTTTGATGTTAGTAACCGGTGCCAGTAAGAAAGAATTGCAGGAACAGTTTGAGTCGCAGATGACTGACACTGCTGATGGAAAAATCCAGTGGAATGATAATACTTTGGGAAGCAGTGATGAAGTTTCTGACAACAGTGGCAATTTAAGGGACATGCTCAGTACAACTGTCGAGGCAAGTGaattttcaatcaaagaaaTTCCAGTTGATGATCATGTTCATGAATTTAGGAAGCAGGATAATCTTTACACCTCATCTGCTGTGGCTGAGGATATTGAGAGGTCAAGAGTGAGTGGTCTGAGCCAGAACAGATTTATCAACCAAGAACTATCTGTGAAACCTAGTGGCTCTGCCCACCAGCATTCTGATGATGGAAATTGCCAAGCAGACTATTTATCTGATGTACAAGTTGAAAGAACCATTCCAATTACTACAAGTATAGGGAGCAGTGATTCTTTTGTTGATTctgattcaattaaaaagggTACGTCTGCACGTTCTTTGGCATCCAGCTTAGAGAACTCAAATGGATGGTTCTGGATGCCATTTCCAGAAATCCGACAGATCTACATGAAGGATCTTCAGAGAGGTTTCATGCCAAAATTTCAGTCTATCAGTAGCAATATTCAGGAACACATGTCTGCAGCCCATCAGCTAATCACCAAGGAATGCCAGAGGCTGCACATCCCTCTTGGAACTGATAATTATATGGTGAAAGATTATGATGATGAACTCTCTAGCATAATTGCCTGTGCACTGGCATTTTTGAAAGGTCAACCTATTTCAACAGAGCTTTACAATGAGGATGATAGGAAAGAGGGTGGCATGTCTTTTAAATCAACTGATAGTTTAGACATACTGACTCGAATTCCTACAATGATCTCCCCACATTGGTCCTCTAATGGTTCTGATTCAGATTCTGTCCATTCTATGCTAAACATTTCTTCGGACGAGTCGCGCTTGTCCAGCTTTGATGGGCTGAATTTGTTGGAATCACTTGTTCGTCCAGAAAATCTTAGCCCTGAAGTCGCTTTTGGGCGGTCAAAATCACTTGGAAAGGGTAAATACTCAGTAATTTGTCTATACGCTAAGCAGTTCCATGATCTTCGGAATCGATGCTGTCCATCTGAACTTGATTATATCGCTTCCTTAAGTCGTTGTAAGAATTGGGATGCAAAAGGTGGAAAGAGCAAATCCTTTTTTGCAAAGACACTTGATGACAGATTTATTATAAAGGAAATCAAGAAGACAGAATTTGAGTCATTTGTGAAGTTTGCTCCACATTATTTCAAATACATGAACGAGTCATTTGAGTTAGGAAACCAAACTTGCCTTGCAAAAGTTCTGGGGATTTATCAG GTGATCCTTAGACAGACAAAAAGCGGGAAAGAGATCAAGCATGATCTAATGGTCATGGAGAATCTTACCTTTGGTCGAAACATTACTCGCCAGTATGATCTTAAGGGAGCTTTACATGCTAGATACAATTCAGCAGCTGATGGTTCAGGAGATGTTCTTTTGGATCAAAACTTTGTTGATGACATGAATTCCTCTCCACTGTATGTCAGTAATACAGCAAAGCGTCTCCTGGAACGGGCTGTTTGGAATGACACAACTTTTCTTAAC tcaATCAATGTAATGGATTATTCTTTACTGGTCGGAGTAGACACCCAGCGACGAGTGCTTGTGTGTGGGATTATTGATTATCTCAGGCAGTATACCTGGGACAAGCAGCTGGAAACATGGGTGAAGTCTTCCCTTGTTCCTAAAAATCTGTTGCCAACTGTTATATCTCCTATAGAGTACAAAAAGAGGTTCAGAAAGTTCATGACTGCGCACTTCTTGAGTGTCCCGGATAACTGGTGCTCACAGAGTTCCTCTAACCCTTGTGAACTTTGTGGCACCAGAGATGATGATCCATCCCAATCCACGTCCCGAAAACAAGGAGGGCAGAATGGGCTTACTCATTAG
- the LOC7467445 gene encoding uncharacterized protein LOC7467445 — translation MTVEAVNPKAYPLADAQLAITILDLVQQAANYKQLKKGANEATKTLNRGISEFVVMAADTEPLEILLHLPLLAEDKNVPYVFVSSKQALGRACGVTRPVIACSVTTNEGSQLKTQIQQLKDAIEKLLI, via the exons ATG ACAGTAGAAGCAGTGAATCCAAAAGCATACCCACTTGCAGATGCCCAGTTGGCCATAacaatacttgaccttgttcaGCAAGCTGCTAATTACAAGCAACTCAAGAAAGGAGCCAATGAAG CTACCAAGACACTTAACAGAGGTATCTCTGAGTTTGTTGTGATGGCTGCTGATACTGAACCACTTGAGATTCTTCTCCATCTTCCTTTGCTTGCTGAAGAcaag AATGTCCCCTATGTATTTGTCTCTTCAAAGCAAGCACTTGGCCGAGCATGCGGTGTCACAAGACCTGTCATTGCTTGTTCAGTGACAACAAATGAGGGGAGTCAATTGAAAACACAGATTCAACAACTCAAG GATGCCATTGAGAAACTTCTGATCTGA
- the LOC7467446 gene encoding uncharacterized protein LOC7467446: CSTGLQPDQLYRLRSKEPRVTINWKKKILAVLSRATPISNCNNDNRNKTLAKTSHSSPADDAKESANTEIQIKNTKMNGPNRSLHDEEEDDQGEVFLDDSDIIDEVAVDEEDLPDADEDDDDDDTDDSMHIFTGHTGELYTVSCSPTDPLLVATGGGDDKGFLWKIGLGDWASELKGHKDSVSCLAFSSDGQLLASGGFDGLVQIWDASSGNHKCVLEGPDEGIEWVRWHPKGHLVLAGSEDKSVWMWNADRGAYLNSFTGHEASVTCGDFTPDGKTICTGSDDASLRIWNPKSGENIHVVRGHPYHTDGLTCLALSSDSTLAITGSKDNSVHIVNITSGRVVSSLASHSDSVECVELAPSSPWAATGGLDQKLIIWDLQHSLPRATCEHQDGVTCVAWLGASRYVATGCVDGKVRLWDSLSGDCIRTFSGHADAIQSLSLSANQDYLVSGSSDGTARVFEIAEFK; encoded by the exons tgttCCACCGGGCTACAACCAGACCAGCTTTATCGACTACGCTCAAAAGAACCACGTGTAACAatcaactggaaaaaaaaaatactagcagTACTTTCACGCGCCACTCCAATCAGCAACTGCAATAACGATAATAGGAATAAAACCCTAGCTAAAACCTCTCATTCTTCTCCAGCAGACGACGCCAAGGAATCGGCAAACAcagaaatacaaataaaaaacacaaaaatgaaTGGTCCAAATCGATCATTACAcgacgaagaagaagacgatCAAGGCGAAGTTTTCCTTGACGATTCCGATATCATCGACGAAGTCGCCGTTGATGAAGAAG ATCTTCCTGATGCGGACGaggatgacgacgacgacgacacGGATGATTCTATGCACATATTTACCGGCCATACCg GTGAGCTCTATACAGTATCCTGCAGTCCAACAGATCCTTTATTAGTGGCGACCGGTGGAGGAGACGACAAAGGGTTTCTTTGGAAGATTGGTCTTGGAGATTGGGCATCTGAGCTCAAAG GTCATAAGGACTCCGTGTCTTGTTTAGCCTTTAGTAGTGATGGACAGTTGCTTGCATCTGGAGGGTTTGATGGTCTTGTTCAAATTTGGGATGCTTCATCGGGAAACCATAAATGTGTACTTGAAGGTCCTGATGAGGGCATTGAG TGGGTCAGATGGCATCCAAAAGGGCATTTGGTGTTGGCAGGTTCTGAGGACAAAAGTGTCTGGATGTGGAATGCTGACAGAGGTGCCTATCTTAATTCATTTACAGGACATGAAGCAAGTGTTACCTGTGGTGATTTTACCCCTGATG GTAAAACAATCTGTACTGGTTCTGATGATGCATCCCTGAGGATATGGAATCCAAAAAGTGGCGAAAACATACATGTTGTGAGAG GTCATCCATACCACACTGATGGACTGACATGCTTGGCATTGAGCTCAGATTCAACTCTAGCTATTACTGGTTCAAAGGATAATTCTGTCCACATTGTGAACATAACTTCGGGCAGG GTGGTTAGTTCTCTTGCTTCTCACTCTGATTCTGTTGAATGTGTTGAGCTTGCACCAAG CTCCCCTTGGGCTGCTACGGGAGGCTTGGATCAAAAACTTATCATCTGGGATCTGCAGCATTCATTGCCCCGTGCTACATGTGAACACCAG GATGGAGTTACATGCGTGGCATGGCTTGGTGCATCTAGATACGTTGCTACAGGGTGTGTGGACGGGAAAGTGAGACTATGGGATAGTCTCTCTGGTGATTGCATAAGAACATTCAGTGGCCATGCTGACGCCATTCAATCTCTATCTCTATCTGCTAATCAAGATTACCTTGTCTCGGGTTCAAGCGATGGAACAGCAAGAGTGTTTGAGATTGCAGAGTTCAAGTAA
- the LOC7467447 gene encoding ATP synthase subunit delta, chloroplastic — translation MASALQNATASLQSKTPPSARLPTNFTSPKPLNLSFSATFPSLNLSTTATTTNRRRGGSALGTKMSATAAGSYASALADVAISNNTLDATASDIDKIERLFSNPAANDFFTNPTIDLEKKRQVVDEFAKSSALQPLTANFINILIDSKRVDLVKDIVVEFEKVYNKLTDTQLAVVSSVVALESQHLAQIAKQVQKLTGAKNVRIKTVIDPSLVAGFTVRYGSSGSKMIDMSVKKQLEEITAQLDLSDIELAA, via the coding sequence ATGGCATCAGCACTCCAAAACGCCACCGCTTCACTCCAATCCAAAACCCCACCATCAGCTAGACTCCCAACCAACTTCACCTCCCCAAAGCCCCTCAACCTCTCCTTCTCCGCCACTTTCCCATCCCTCAACCTCTCCACCACCGCAACCACTACAAACCGCCGCCGGGGTGGCTCGGCCCTGGGGACCAAAATGTCAGCAACAGCAGCAGGAAGTTACGCATCAGCACTAGCTGACGTGGCAATATCCAACAACACATTAGACGCAACGGCGTCCGACATCGACAAAATAGAAAGGCTGTTTTCAAACCCAGCAGCGAATGACTTCTTTACTAACCCAACAATAGACTTAGAAAAGAAACGGCAAGTCGTTGATGAGTTCGCCAAGTCGTCTGCTCTCCAACCCCTCACGGCAAACTTCATTAACATCCTTATAGATTCCAAAAGGGTTGATCTGGTTAAAGATATAGTGGTGGAATTCGAGAAGGTTTACAATAAGCTGACAGACACACAGCTTGCTGTGGTGAGTTCAGTTGTGGCTTTGGAGTCACAGCATTTGGCCCAGATAGCAAAACAAGTGCAGAAATTGACTGGAGCTAAGAATGTAAGGATTAAGACTGTGATTGACCCAAGTTTGGTTGCTGGGTTTACTGTAAGGTATGGGAGCTCAGGGTCTAAGATGATTGATATGAGTGTGAAGAAACAGTTGGAGGAGATTACTGCTCAGCTTGACTTGAGTGATATTGAACTGGCTGCTTGA
- the LOC7475817 gene encoding uncharacterized protein LOC7475817, giving the protein MSILDSFFDKGFKAAKCKTLLKLTIPRIKLLRNRREIQIKQMRRDIAKLLETGQEATSRIRVENIIREENMMAAQEIIELFCELITVRLPIIETQRECPLDLKEAISSVCFAAPRCGDLPELLQVQTLFASKYGKEFAAAATELRPACGVNRQLIQLLSVCAPSPEAKLKLLKEIAEEHALDWDPAASETELLKKNEDLLNGPTHISGPTHITILPLPKEKHDEVLVAPDLAKHEQSDSDTGFDPLDFSEVPEVSLLPSANSASAPGIAPPAQAALHPDIDHESSNHYVTNKDLSQEPHIVVHKDVIEEKSAATRDEISSTTASAREEKQFLSSITPPSLSSPSFSSPPSALTTKSEVNVDLQNVSATVGGTVETAKHATIPSTSPPHVTRTGTEANVDLQDVLAAAHAAAETAEHAAAAARSAATLAQARIGELTKKNSERLHESGYDNPFFVDTPDLSASADKPPFVHQQSFGDGDNVPSYKDLHRLHEGHQASELLDIPSFEKLEVDYDSPRSDHVVEQGSVSHQPQRLPSMDDEPYFSYPNLFTSQNSNLGSSALSATDHSNSIHDL; this is encoded by the exons ATGTCGATCCTGGATTCCTTCTTCGACAAAGGCTTTAAAGCTGCCAAATG TAAAACCTTACTGAAGTTGACAATACCCCGGATAAAGTTGTTGAGGAACAGGAGAGAGATTCAGATAAAGCAAATGCGCCGCGACATTGCTAAGCTTCTTGAGACTGGTCAAGAAGCTACTTCTCGCATTCGG GTGGAGAATATTATAAGAGAGGAGAATATGATGGCTGCTCAAGAGATCATTGAATTGTTCTGTGAGCTTATTACTGTGCGCCTTCCAATTATTGAAACACAAAG ggaATGTCCTTTAGACTTGAAAGAAGCAATATCCAGTGTCTGTTTTGCTGCACCAAGATGTGGAGATCTACCCGAGCTGCTGCAGGTTCAAACCCTATTTGCTTCCAAATATGGAAAGGAATTTGCAGCTGCTGCAACAGAGCTTAGGCCAGCTTGTGGTGTTAATCGCCAG TTAATACAACTCCTTTCAGTTTGTGCGCCTTCACCTGAAGCAAAGCTGAAGCTTTTGAAGGAAATTGCTGAAGAGCATGCGTTAGACTGGGACCCAGCTGCATCTGAAACCgagcttttaaaaaagaatgaagatttaTTG AATGGTCCAACACATATCAGTGGTCCAACACATATCACTATATTGCCTCTTCCAAAAGAGAAGCATGATGAAGTACTTGTCGCTCCTGATCTTGCCAAGCATGAACAGTCTGATTCTGATACAGGCTTTGACCCATTAGATTTTTCTGAAGTTCCTGAGGTGTCGCTGCTGCCAAGTGCAAACTCTGCCTCGGCACCAGGGATAGCACCACCTGCACAAGCTGCTCTACACCCTGACATTGATCATGAATCATCAAATCACTATGTGACTAACAAAGATCTATCACAAGAACCTCATATTGTTGTACATAAGGATGTGATTGAAGAAAAGTCAGCAGCTACCAGGGATGAAATTTCAAGCACCACGGCAAGTGCCAGGGAAGAAAAACAGTTTCTGTCATCCATAACTCCCCCTTCACTATCCTCTCCATCATTTTCATCGCCACCCTCTGCACTGACGACCAAAAGTGAGGTCAATGTGGATCTGCAGAATGTTTCAGCTACTGTGGGGGGCACTGTGGAGACTGCTAAGCATGCAACAATACCAAGCACTTCACCACCCCATGTAACGAGGACCGGAACCGAGGCTAATGTGGATCTTCAAGATGTTTTAGCTGCAGCGCATGCTGCTGCTGAGACTGCTGAacatgcagcagcagcagctcgCTCAGCAGCAACTCTTGCACAGGCAAGGATTGGTGAGCTAACCAAGAAAAACAGTGAGAGGTTACATGAGAGTGGCTATGATAACCCCTTTTTTGTGGATACTCCTGATCTATCAGCTTCTGCTGATAAGCCACCTTTTGTTCACCAACAATCTTTTGGTGACGGGGATAATGTTCCAAGTTATAAAGACTTACATCGACTTCATGAGGGCCACCAGGCATCAGAGTTGTTGGATATTCCTTCCTTTGAGAAACTCGAAGTGGATTATGATTCTCCTCGTAGTGATCATGTTGTTGAGCAAGGGTCTGTTAGTCACCAGCCACAGAGATTGCCTTCAATGGATGATGAGCCATACTTCTCATACCCAAATTTGTTCACATCACAGAACTCAAATCTTGGATCAAGTGCTCTATCAGCTACAGATCATTCCAATTCAATCCATGACCTTTGA